One Glycine max cultivar Williams 82 chromosome 8, Glycine_max_v4.0, whole genome shotgun sequence genomic window, gtttgtctTTTGCAGAAAAAGATTGAGCAGATGATGGATCTTATTAAGCGCCTTAAGCTCTGCGTTCGGTGGTTTAAGAGAATTGAAGAAGGGTATAtgcaagaaaaggaaaagcttCAATCTGAGCTAGAGACTGCTGAGAAGAAGTGCACTGATACTGGTgcgttttctctctcttttgagattttttagAATAACTTGGGTGGATATGTTAATATgctattgaaaatataaatatcttaaaaaaactGTGTTTAGAAGCTTGCTTGCTATGATTTGTGTTGTATTTATTGTGTTGAGATTTGAGAAGGAGATGCTATTTGTGTATTGTTGTATTATATGCTGCGTGGCTAGCAGGTAGGTGTTTAGGTGAAGTAGTTTACTCATAAGTAGGGATGTTCTTTGACTTCATTCCTCGGTGTAATAATAGTCTAGTGATTGTAATTATTTGGTGATTGGTGATGTAGAAAGCTTGTTGAGGTTAATGTTTTTGTGTTAAGAGCTTTGTAGAAGAAATTGCTCTATTTGAATGACccaatagtttttattttaaactatctTGTTCGACTCTGTTGTCTCTAGATATCCACATCGTATCTATTGTTTTTGGTGGACAGTTCAAAAAATTCATGTCGAATTCGATagaacaattattttattttatcaacataTTTTTGTGTTTACTCAGGGACTGAGATGAAGAGTAAGATTGAGGAGTTGGAAGAGACTGTATCTGATTTGAGGAAGACAATTTCTTCTCTAGAAGAGAGAATTGTAAAGGAAGAATCGGATAAATTGGTAAGGTTGCCTGCTAGCTTTGTGATTGAATATCTCAAGAGATTTTACTTTATTGTCTGATGGCCTCATTTCCTTGTGGCTTCACAACTAGGAAGCAATTAATTCTTATGGTAAAGAAAAGGAAGCCAGAACTGAAGCTGAGAAAGTTCGGGATGAGAAATCAGCTGAGCTTGAGAAAGTTCGGGATGAGAAATCAGTTGCTGTGAAGAAGGTAATACTATGTTATATTCTGTATAAGTTAGTTATTGGTAAAATATCAAACTATTGAACTTTACCACCTGGTTATATGAAACTATCTGTTGCCCTCTTGGGTAAATTATGCACTATACTTAAAAGATGCTCATGTTTTCTGTTACTGTTGTTTGATTCCTGCAGATTTCCTCATTATCTTTTCCCTTTGAAACTGCTGTGTTTTGCAGGCCATTTCAAATGAGGACTTGTACAAGCGATCACAAGAGTATAATATGAGCCTGCAGCAGTACAATAGTCGTCTTCAGTCAGATCTTGAAACTGTTAATGAAGCCCATAAACGACTTGAAACAGAGAAAGCAACAATTGTTGAGAGCCTTAGCAATGTAAGAGGCCACAATAAGGCATTGCAGGATCAATTGGTGTCTCTTAAAGTAAGttgtatcaatatatatattttttctcatgcTATGAAGtgtttaatgatgttttgtcaATGGAGAATGTTGTTTCGTGAATTTTTcctgttaattttaaaaaatatttaaaatcaagtGGAATATGTgatcattttgaaaattattttgctaCAGTGGGTGTGGAATGGAAGTGAATAACTGGATATTGGTAGCTTACCAAGCAGTTTATTGATGCCAATGTGCTGGCATTCTTCTTCAAGCAAGCACTTTAATTTTAGGTTGTTTATAATTCTTAAAATGTCATAACTAACCTTGTTGTGAAGAGACTGTTGTatattactattactattattattagcaTTAATTCCCTGTTGTTATTGTGAGTATCTTGATAGTCTCTCTTTTGTGTGTTTGTTGCCTCtgttttttactcttttattttctgttttcaggtTTCACAAGACGAGGCTATAAAGCAGAAAGAAATTTTAGCAAATGAGCTCAAATGCCTTCGTGAAGAGTTAAAACAAATTAGAGATGATCGTGATTGCCAATTGGGTCAAGTACATGCTTTAACTGGAGAAATAGCAAAGTACAAAGAATATACAGGGAAAACATGTACACAATTGGATACGTTGATGATTAAAACAAATGCTCTTGAggtttgttgttttgttttgttctgtttctaccttttataattttgttcttttcttacaTAAATCCACCGATTTATGTAATGTGGGGTTTCTTTATAGGAGACTTGTTCATCTCAAAAAGAGCAAATACATATACTGCAGCAGCAGTTGTTTGCTGAAAAGGAAAAGTTTAAGGTAATGCAGTTGGCTTTTATTCTTAACATGGAGCAGTGGCttaccattattattatttttagaaataaatgaCAAAATGGTATTCGGTGATTTTTTCTTCCAGCGATTTAGTTTTTTGACAACTAGACCTGACacaaaactttattttctttctgttaGAATGCTGACTTATCTTCTTTAGAAACAAGAACAATGTTTGAAGAGCAGAAGAGAATTATCCGTGAACTACAGGATCGATTGGCAGATATAGAATTTCAAGTTATGGAAGGAGAGATGCTAAGGAAAAAACTGCACAACACTATCCTGGTATTGCTTGCtttacatacacacacacacacacacacacacacatatatatatatatatatttgtttggtGGTTACAACGTAAATCTCCACTTATACTATGATGTAAGGCATTACAGTTCAATGGTATCCGATTAATTTCTATTTCCAGGAGCTAAAAGGAAATATTCGTGTGTTCTGCCGTGTGCGGCCGCTCCTACCAGAGGACAGTACAGGAACAGACATGGCTGTTTCTTTCCCTACGTCAACAGAAGTGCTTGATCGGGGCATTGATTTGGTACAAAGCGGTATATAGACAAACTTCTTTGTCCCTCTCCGTTGCTATTGTATCTTATGAGTTTCATGTAGTATGCATGCTTTTTCAAGTATCATAATCCCATCCTTTAACGGTTAGCAGGGCAGAAGTACAATTTCACATTTGACAAGGTGTTTAATCATGAGGCTTCTCAGCAGGAGGTTTTCATAGAGATATCACAGCTGGTACAAAGTGCACTTGATGGCTTCAAGGTAATTTTTACTTTGCCTCCTTTTGGTTCAGTATGTGTCTGGCAGAACACGACACACAGGAAAATAGGTATCAAAATGGTTAGCAACAAGATAATATTGCCATTTGATAATTCTTGAATTTGAGTTCCTACCGAATTTCTTGGGTGCACTTTTGGTAAAACCAAAATTATGTGATTATTAGTTTTGGAATACTTGTTTTTGATTTAAATGTATGCAGTGCATGTGGGATAAGGTTAatgtttttattgttgttgtatgtAGTGTATGATTGT contains:
- the LOC100818140 gene encoding kinesin-like protein KIN-14C, whose amino-acid sequence is MASRNHSTSKKVGPEEASLDKRRRILGADKMDRQQGGSRVRTPFSVVTNTAATSDTANAAEGAAVVVDFTKDEVEALLNEKKKGNTYDNKKKIEQMMDLIKRLKLCVRWFKRIEEGYMQEKEKLQSELETAEKKCTDTGTEMKSKIEELEETVSDLRKTISSLEERIVKEESDKLEAINSYGKEKEARTEAEKVRDEKSAELEKVRDEKSVAVKKAISNEDLYKRSQEYNMSLQQYNSRLQSDLETVNEAHKRLETEKATIVESLSNVRGHNKALQDQLVSLKVSQDEAIKQKEILANELKCLREELKQIRDDRDCQLGQVHALTGEIAKYKEYTGKTCTQLDTLMIKTNALEETCSSQKEQIHILQQQLFAEKEKFKNADLSSLETRTMFEEQKRIIRELQDRLADIEFQVMEGEMLRKKLHNTILELKGNIRVFCRVRPLLPEDSTGTDMAVSFPTSTEVLDRGIDLVQSGQKYNFTFDKVFNHEASQQEVFIEISQLVQSALDGFKVCIFAYGQTGSGKTYTMMGKPDAPDLKGLIPRSLEQIFQISQSLKDQGWKYTMHVSLYEIYNETIRDLLSLNRSSGNDHTRMENSAPTPSKQHTIKHESDLATLEVCSVDEISSLLQQAAQSRSVGRTQMNEQSSRSHFVFKLRISGRNERTEKQVQGVLNLIDLAGSERLSRSGATGDRLKETQAINKSLSSLSDVIFALAKKEEHVPFRNSKLTHFLQPYLGGDSKTLMFVNVSPDQSSAGESLCSLRFAARVNACEIGIPRRQTQTSTRSSESRLSYG